From a single Nymphaea colorata isolate Beijing-Zhang1983 chromosome 4, ASM883128v2, whole genome shotgun sequence genomic region:
- the LOC116252537 gene encoding uncharacterized protein LOC116252537 isoform X4, with amino-acid sequence MDYDDNQHAPCNTQLGSEDNNKFPPGLRSYSLPKFDLDEHFQDPVAFDSLGERGILLDLPSQTGDHWIDDYSREDSSILILDPVSQSIEFGSAEESCTIPRKCNVWSEAASSESVEMLLNSVGQDEMDTKKGDAAKSDVCETRIVLTKQMDTGSCEDDSAFKTSNVSCADPRVSPDNFLINSSSLEKHDWKDVCSVEGVSVNVIGDHHEHQGHENLTMNELHEKEGSSPNSSLKQCSSFVESFQHSTTDFLLDSKRCCDDDVHMKCVGSQQVEGSLLGECPLHVECVKKDAVCCTPAISNKEASERLVSMPTVSPSMQADGSEKLQDTEKATYHIREVSEDALCQRPQDTVIADDGNDNTKQFPSIQAEIVNHPMEDEFVDRKSDQVAETDYVEQSNIIAGSLSLVQKVSASPNATESKHELVSIDLSCRKVHTANAEEVILDLDSKLPKEVADARAGNKVAPAIVNDFSELLTGQSPGLSKPMAHRSIGLHSLISLSENASQQPSGTKPRENDSGSSGIDMPKADFASDLGLKVASSRHGLAMKNTGQSPSRIAAEDTGKLEMVVGDICTSESLLSEAKCLSTACINQDVSQIRSKEGVISMCASSCSEGTLHQATERNVASNKAHVQQKEKKSDLPGSGETGNQGRVSSNSLDMPVDGECQLASKDDPASVSGKHASLSVGAVTDLVIHSPAPSQYSTDNAQHSKLGTSEAEKATHQNSPEKDSSDSFPSLVEQTGSSAVFEVSLKNSQFSEVSVAVKQSGEDEQLKHPMVSSATSISNACGIKDAVTLLNSSESGLKEACLDGRESNPAPNSVGALNSVNGSSCKPEILKSDTDASKVDNDGNVAADCGSPTIISCKESLQDEAHHHETENQSLLQSPASGNAPGATSSTTGQSDGMKASDQIPDMCDTPESDKSFTFKIGNLSGSSVNEKSGKDWKQFPSTGPAELFQTTGSAERTSDGNPQISEEKKMIEASKSRGKSKSRSRSGNGTERATTSKGKPKKEASSRKLTSLTAGNDKHEGNASAGPSKNVLGSPTQLEESKKLAHVEGSTTKPYSITSIQASTPVLNALASSALALFQQPFTDMQQLQLRAQIFVYGYLIRGAAPDEACMVSAFGEAGRDGGRNMWENVWRVAVERAHSQKSLPASPEISPIIHSGMRVTEQGSKGNSGSSKSSVVSASRNTNKSSPLALLNPAVSLPSPMWNATWNATPSSRDMVQSSSIARASLIDPHPTFSPYLYSSPQIRPFTGHFSSWPSQVSSPVPWILSHTSTLDAGSQYAAFSMPDTVQVAPVRDHAAVSLVNVTPSTQVVTSTPLPSLVSSTVAAANVSVDVKKTTSASLKQPSADQKPRKRRKSVPTEDNQLLNVQQPQTGSVSSEMVTTHVSAPLSLTAATTLSVSAGSMCKASSGAPVSLSPPTALPTSNYHISDHNTEQRAAFSEEASIQVEQAKLRAEDAAAHAASAARHSQELWNQLTMQKNSKRAIDVEGRLASALAAAAAAASVAKAAAAAAKVASDAALQAKLVADEALTKKRMVTGGGISEVGKNSANVTPVSLSKGKVKQGGTSSVVEFAKEAARKGVEAASAATKRAQNLDAVVKAAGLAAEAISQATAIVAMGDPLPLTLNQLLEAGPEGYWKHQDVEGRFALEPTVKEVKNSGEANSLNVKVSSKNDAVRGVKETNTNISEELPGGPTEGGRRLLSSIRQEVAPVEIASKRRQRARKAAGSANAQQTIPSSEFESHNDSSKGNCIQQGSLVEVISDEDGLRAVWFSAKVLEVKEGKAYVCYNDLLSDEAGTGQLQEWIPLEAAHGKPPRIRTAHPTTAMQFEGTRKRRRAAMGNHNWSVGDHVDAWMRDGWWEGVIMEKNKEDQTKLTVHFPDEGDISTVRTWNIRPSLVWKDGQWVEWSRETACWPNEDDAPLDKRRKLDKEPENDGQNERNEDHLSKITKCDDTIKHQDSTSFALSSSVFSVGKSTTEDRDLIAGRVKRTGLQKGGSRVVFGVPKPKRKFMDVSKHYITEQVGKVGETNNPVKVANYLMPRGSSRLRNVSKDVPRTGRVTNTKSKDIKSGKLQGIQRKNRSKDDSSISALPQSVGATDDQPNVQPSASNENNSERQNRREIGFSDAAGGQESDEISSRSKPSSVGLRQAPKRKLASAGQGLSDEALAATGSQGKAALEPRRSNRRIQPTSRLLEGLQSSLITTKVASVGLHDKGGKSSKRSASSAKAMALRDRTIEEA; translated from the exons ATGGATTATGATGACAATCAACATGCACCCTGTAACACTCAGTTAGGCAGTGAAGATAATAATAAATTTCCTCCAGGGTTGCGTTCTTATTCACTCCCTAAATTTGACTTAGATGAACACTTCCAAGACCCTGTAGCATTTGATAGTCTAGGAGAAAGAGGAATATTACTTGACCTTCCAAGTCAGACAGGAGACCACTGGATTGATGACTATTCAAGGGAGGATAGCAGCATTCTGATACTTGATCCAGTTTCGCAAAGCATAGAATTTGGGAGTGCTGAAGAATCTTGCACCATTCCAAGAAAGTGCAATGTTTGGTCTGAGGCTGCTTCATCTGAATCCGTTGAAATGCTATTGAATTCTGTTGGACAGGATGAGATGGACACCAAAAAAGGTGATGCTGCGAAATCAGATGTCTGTGAGACACGCATTGTGTTAACTAAACAAATGGACACAGGATCCTGTGAAGATGATTCTGCTTTTAAAACAAGTAATGTTTCATGTGCTGATCCCAGAGTGTCGCCTGATAATTTTCTAATAAATTCATCTTCATTAGAAAAACATGATTGGAAGGATGTATGTAGTGTTGAAGGTGTGTCTGTAAATGTTATTGGTGACCACCATGAACATCAAGGGCATGAAAATTTGACAATGAATGAATTGCATGAGAAGGAAGGAAGTAGTCCTAACAGTTCATTAAAGCAGTGCTCTTCCTTTGTTGAATCATTTCAGCATTCCACTACTGACTTTCTGTTGGATAGTAAAAGGTGCTGTGATGATGATGTGCATATGAAATGTGTAGGTTCTCAACAAGTAGAAGGCAGTTTGCTTGGAGAATGTCCCTTACATGTTGAATGTGtgaagaaagatgcagtatgtTGTACGCCTGCAATTTCAAATAAGGAGGCCTCTGAAAGGCTTGTCAGTATGCCGACAGTTTCTCCATCCATGCAAGCTGATGGAAGTGAGAAGCTACAGGATACTGAAAAGGCAACATATCATATTAGAGAAGTAAGTGAGGATGCTTTGTGTCAGAGGCCACAAGACACTGTGATAGCTGATGATGGTAATGATAATACTAAGCAATTTCCTAGCATACAAGCGGAAATCGTTAACCATCCTATGGAGGATGAATTTGTGGATAGGAAAAGTGATCAGGTTGCTGAGACAGATTATGTTGAACAGAGTAATATAATTGCAGGAAGCCTTAGTTTGGTGCAAAAGGTATCTGCTTCTCCAAATGCAACTGAAAGCAAACACGAATTAGTGTCCATAGACCTCAGTTGCAGGAAGGTCCACACAGCAAATGCAGAAGAAGttattttggatctggattctaAATTGCCAAAGGAAGTTGCTGATGCACGGGCAGGCAATAAGGTGGCTCCTGCTATAGTTAATGATTTCTCCGAACTTCTAACTGGGCAAAGTCCAGGATTATCTAAGCCTATGGCGCATAGGAGTATAGGCTTGCATTCCTTAATATCTTTGTCTGAAAATGCTTCTCAACAACCATCTGGTACAAAACCACGTGAGAATGACTCTGGTTCTTCAGGTATAGACATGCCCAAAGCTGATTTTGCTTCTGATCTTGGATTGAAGGTTGCAAGTTCTCGTCATGGTCTTGCTATGAAGAATACTGGGCAGTCCCCGAGCAGGATTGCAGCGGAGGATACTGGGAAACTTGAGATGGTTGTGGGGGACATTTGTACTTCAGAAAGTCTGCTCTCTGAAGCTAAATGCTTGTCGACTGCATGCATAAATCAAGATGTGAGTCAAATTAGATCTAAAGAAGGCGTTATTTCCATGTGTGCTTCTAGCTGCTCAGAGGGGACTCTTCATCAGGCCACTGAGAGGAACGTTGCATCTAATAAAGCACACgttcagcaaaaagaaaagaaatcagaTTTGCCTGGGTCAGGAGAAACAGGAAACCAGGGAAGGGTGTCATCAAACTCTTTAGACATGCCAGTCGATGGGGAATGTCAGTTGGCAAGCAAAGATGATCCTGCTTCAGTTTCTGGGAAACATGCCTCCCTTAGTGTTGGAGCAGTAACTGATTTGGTAATCCATTCTCCAGCTCCTTCACAATATTCCACCGATAATGCACAACACTCCAAACTTGGGACATCTGAAGCGGAGAAGGCTACTCATCAAAACTCTCCGGAAAAGGATTCTTCTGATTCCTTTCCTTCACTAGTTGAACAAACTGGTTCATCTGCAGTGTTTgaagtttctttaaaaaattctCAGTTTTCAGAAGTATCTGTTGCAG TTAAACAAAGTGGAGAGGACGAGCAGCTTAAGCATCCTATGGTTTCTTCTGCAACATCCATATCTAACGCGTGCGGTATCAAAG ATGCTGTTACATTGTTAAACTCTTCAGAATCAGGATTGAAAGAAGCTTGTTTGGATGGTAGGGAATCCAATCCAGCCCCAAATTCAG TTGGTGCATTAAATTCTGTTAATGGTAGCTCTTGCAAGCCTGAGATCTTGAAGTCTGATACTGACGCATCCAAAGTTGACAATGACGGAAATGTTGCAGCTGACTGTGGTTCACCGACCATCATTAGTTGTAAAGAATCTCTTCAAGATGAAGCTCATCACCATGAAACTGAGAATCAGTCCTTACTGCAGAGTCCTGCTTCTGGAAATGCACCTGGTGCTACTTCCAGTACAACTGGTCAGTCTGATGGAATGAAAGCATCTGACCAAATTCCTGATATGTGTGACACACCAGAAAGTGATAAAAGTTTCACATTCAAGATAGGAAATCTATCAGGTTCATCTGTGAATGAGAAAAGTGGTAAAGACTGGAAGCAATTTCCGTCAACTGGGCCTGCTGAATTATTCCAG ACCACGGGATCAGCAGAGAGGACATCTGATGGGAATCCTCAAATAagtgaagagaaaaagatgattGAAGCTAGCAAGAGTCGTGGTAAGAGTAAAAGTAGGTCAAGGTCTGGTAATGGAACTGAAAGAGCAACAACCAGTAAGGGGAAGCCTAAAAAGGAGGCATCATCTAGAAAGCTCACATCCTTGACTGCAGGGAACGATAAACATGAGGGTAATGCTTCAGCTGGTCCCAGCAAAAATGTACTGGGCAGTCCCACCCAATTGGAAGAGAGTAAAAAATTGGCACATGTAGAAGGTAGCACTACAAAACCATACTCTATCACCAGCATCCAGGCATCTACTCCTGTTTTGAATGCTTTAGCTTCTTCCGCATTGGCATTGTTTCAGCAGCCTTTTACAGATATGCAGCAACTACAATTACGTGCACAGATTTTTGTTTATGGTTATTTAAT TCGAGGTGCAGCACCAGACGAGGCTTGTATGGTTTCAGCATTTGGTGAAGCTGGGAGAG ATGGCGGAAGGAACATGTGGGAAAATGTGTGGCGCGTGGCTGTGGAACGTGCTCATAGTCAGAAATCTTTGCCTGCAAGTCCTGAGATCTCACCAATTATCCATTCAG GGATGAGAGTTACAGAGCAAGGCTCAAAGGGAAATTCTGGTTCCAGTAAATCTTCTGTTGTTTCTGCTAGTCGGAACACTAACAAGAGTTCCCCTCTTGCACTCCTAAATCCTGCAGTATCTCTGCCCTCTCCAATGTGGAATGCAACGTGGAATGCAACACCATCATCCCGTGACATGGTGCAGAGCAGCAGTATAGCTAGGGCTTCACTTATTGATCCTCATCCAACTTTTTCACCTTATCTGTACTCATCTCCTCAAATAAGACCTTTTACAGGACATTTCAGCTCCTGGCCTTCTCAGGTCTCCAGTCCTGTTCCCTGGATTTTGTCTCATACATCTACCCTGGATGCTGGTTCGCAGTATGCTGCTTTTTCGATGCCAGATACTGTTCAAGTGGCTCCTGTTAGAGACCATGCAGCTGTTTCTCTTGTTAATGTTACCCCAAGTACTCAAGTGGTTACATCTACACCTTTGCCTTCTCTTGTGAGTTCCACGGTGGCTGCTGCTAATGTTTCAGTAGATGTAAAGAAGACTACTTCGGCTTCTCTTAAGCAACCTTCTGCTGATCAGAAACcaaggaagaggaggaaaagTGTGCCAACAGAGGACAATCAGCTTCTGAATGTTCAGCAACCCCAGACAGGATCAGTTTCCTCAGAAATGGTCACTACACATGTCTCTGCTCCATTATCCCTTACTGCAGCTACCACTCTATCTGTGTCTGCTGGCTCTATGTGTAAAGCTTCTTCTGGTGCTCCTGTTTCACTTAGTCCTCCTACAGCACTGCCCACCTCAAATTATCACATATCTGATCATAATACTGAACAGAGGGCTGCTTTTTCAGAAGAGGCCTCCATTCAAGTTGAACAAGCTAAGCTACGGGCAGAAGATGCTGCAGCACACGCAGCTTCTGCTGCGAGGCATAGCCAGGAATTATGGAATCAGTTGACCATGCAGAAGAACTCCAAACGTGCTATTGATGTTGAAGGCAGGCTGGCCTCTGCCttggctgctgctgctgctgctgcttcagTTGCTAAGGCAGCTGCTGCAGCTGCTAAGGTTGCATCTGATGCTGCATTGCAAGCAAAATTGGTGGCTGATGAGGCATTGACCAAGAAAAGGATGGTTACTGGTGGTGGCATTTCTGAAGTTGGGAAAAATTCTGCAAATGTTACCCCTGTTTCACTTTCTAAAGGTAAGGTTAAGCAAGGTGGCACCAGTTCTGTTGTTGAATTTGCAAAAGAGGCAGCAAGAAAAGGAGTTGAAGCTGCTTCTGCTGCCACAAAACGAGCACAGAACTTGGATGCTGTTGTAAAGGCTGCAGGCCTGGCTGCAGAGGCCATATCTCAAGCAACTGCAATTGTTGCAATGGGTGATCCTCTGCCGCTGACATTGAATCAATTACTAGAAGCTGGCCCCGAGGGCTACTGGAAACATCAAGATGTGGAAGGCAGATTTGCATTAGAACCAACGGTGAAGGAAGTTAAGAATTCTGGAGAGGCCAATAGCTTGAATGTGAAAGTTTCATCTAAAAATGATGCCGTGCGAGGTGTGAAGGAGACAAACACAAATATTTCTGAAGAATTGCCTGGTGGCCCAACTGAAGGCGGTCGAAGGCTACTGAGTTCAATACGCCAGGAAGTTGCCCCTGTTGAAATTGCATCTAAGCGACGGCAAAGGGCACGTAAAGCTGCTGGTTCTGCCAATGCTCAGCAGACGATCCCTTCCTCAGAGTTTGAATCGCATAATGATTCCTCAAAAGGGAATTGTATTCAGCAGGGATCACTCGTTGAG GTAATTTCTGACGAAGATGGTCTCAGAGCAGTATGGTTCTCAGCCAAAGTGTTGGAGGTAAAGGAAGGGAAGGCTTATGTATGCTACAATGATCTTTTGTCTGATGAag CAGGCACAGGACAGCTACAAGAATGGATTCCACTTGAAGCTGCTCATGGGAAGCCTCCCAGAATACGTACAGCTCATCCCACGACTGCCATGCAATTTGAAGGTACAAGAAAGCGTCGTAGAGCAGCTATGGGGAACCATAACTGGTCCGTTGGTGATCATGTTGATGCCTGGATGCGTGATGG ATGGTGGGAAGGAGTTATCatggagaaaaacaaggaagacCAGACTAAACTGACTGTTCATTTTCCAG ATGAAGGAGACATATCAACTGTAAGAACCTGGAATATTCGACCATCTTTGGTTTGGAAGGATGGCCAGTGGGTTGAGTGGTCAAGGGAAACTGCTTGTTGGCCTAATGAG GATGATGCTCCACTCGATAAACGACGGAAGTTGGACAAGGAACCTGAAAATGATGGACAAAATGAAAGGAATGAGGACCATctgtcaaaaattacaaaatgtgaTGATACTATCAAACATCAAGACTCCACGTCATTTGCTTTATCATCCAGTGTATTTTCTGTTGGGAAGAGTACCACAGAAGATCGTGACCTGATTGCTGGAAGAGTAAAGCGAACTGGACTACAGAAAGGGGGATCGAGGGTGGTGTTTGGGGTACCGAAGCCGAAAAGGAAGTTCATGGATGTTAGCAAGCACTACATTACAGAACAAGTTGGCAAGGTTGGTGAAACAAACAATCCAGTCAAGGTTGCCAATTATTTGATGCCTCGAGGATCCTCTAGGTTGAGGAATGTATCCAAAGATGTTCCTAGGACTGGTCGAGTGACTAACACAAAGTCTAAGGATATTAAATCAGGAAAGTTACAGGGAATTCAAAGGAAAAATAGATCAAAGGATGACTCATCCATTTCTGCGTTGCCTCAATCAGTTGGGGCTACTGACGATCAACCAAATGTGCAACCTTCTGcaagcaatgaaaacaattcagAGAGACAGAACAGGAGGGAAATTGGTTTTTCTGATGCTGCAGGAGGGCAAGAGTCGGACGAAATTTCCTCTAGAAGCAAGCCCTCTTCAGTTGGTCTGAGACAGGCACCTAAAAGGAAACTTGCCTCTGCTGGTCAAGGGCTCTCTGATGAAGCCTTGGCTGCCACTGGTAGTCAAGGGAAGGCAGCTTTGGAGCCACGGAGGTCTAACCGTAGAATTCAGCCAACATCAAGG CTACTGGAAGGATTGCAAAGCTCCTTAATTACAACTAAGGTCGCTTCTGTTGGCTTGCATGATAAGGGCGGCAAATCTTCAAAAAGGAGCGCCAGTTCTGCAAAAG CCATGGCGTTGAGAGATAGAACCATCGAAGAAGCCTAG